In a genomic window of Streptomyces sp. NBC_01231:
- a CDS encoding sugar ABC transporter permease, with translation MQVKVADPAATEDRGRLERRVRPPRAAAPRWRSRKAKGLAYAAPTAVFVTVFFLLPLLLVGQMSLSEWPLLAGDRGVNAPENYTDATDSTLFWPAVRFTLLYTAIVTVALLGLALLLALLVQESRPGAGFFRTVYFLPGALGLASASLLFWGLYSPTTGPLSRALERLGLVDDPVSFLGTPTAALLSTVFLVVWKFAGFYMLILLVGMQRIPHEVYEAARMDGASPGQIFRSITLPLLRPSIALSLLLCVTGSLLAFDQFFILTKGGPDNSTVTIVQLIYREAFQRLNLGTAAALSIIVLAVLLVLNALQFRGLRRADES, from the coding sequence ATGCAGGTGAAGGTGGCCGACCCCGCGGCGACCGAGGACCGGGGCCGACTGGAACGCCGGGTCCGTCCGCCCCGCGCGGCGGCGCCCCGGTGGCGGTCCCGCAAGGCCAAGGGGCTCGCCTACGCGGCCCCCACAGCCGTGTTCGTCACCGTCTTCTTCCTGCTCCCCCTGTTGCTCGTCGGGCAGATGTCGCTCAGCGAGTGGCCGCTGCTGGCCGGCGACCGGGGCGTCAACGCCCCCGAGAACTACACCGACGCCACCGACAGCACCCTGTTCTGGCCCGCCGTCCGTTTCACGCTTCTCTACACGGCGATCGTCACGGTCGCCCTGCTCGGCCTGGCGCTCCTGCTCGCCCTGCTCGTGCAGGAGTCCCGCCCCGGCGCGGGCTTCTTCCGCACGGTCTACTTCCTGCCCGGGGCCCTCGGACTCGCCTCCGCCTCGCTGCTGTTCTGGGGCTTGTACAGCCCCACCACCGGGCCGCTCAGCCGTGCCCTGGAAAGGCTCGGCCTCGTCGACGACCCGGTGTCCTTCCTCGGCACTCCGACGGCCGCTCTGCTGTCGACGGTCTTCCTCGTCGTCTGGAAGTTCGCCGGCTTCTACATGCTGATCCTGCTGGTGGGCATGCAGCGCATCCCCCACGAGGTGTACGAGGCGGCCCGGATGGACGGTGCGAGCCCAGGCCAGATCTTCCGCTCCATCACCTTGCCGTTGCTGCGCCCGTCCATCGCCCTGAGCCTGCTGCTGTGCGTGACCGGATCCCTGCTCGCCTTCGACCAGTTCTTCATCCTCACCAAGGGCGGACCGGACAACAGCACTGTCACGATCGTCCAGTTGATCTACCGGGAGGCCTTCCAACGGCTGAACCTCGGCACCGCCGCGGCGCTGTCGATCATCGTGCTGGCCGTGCTGCTCGTGCTCAACGCCCTCCAGTTCCGCGGCCTGCGCCGCGCCGACGAGTCATGA
- a CDS encoding glycoside hydrolase family 127 protein, with translation MRENTTRSSVLPVAPTRGRLRPLGLDEVRITGGFWAERRHTNATATIGHCRDWMERVGWTGNFRAAAEGRIHRDRRGREFADSELYKLLEAMAWQSGTGTALDSDIAALTEVIAPAQEADGYLNTAYGRPGQRARYSDLEWGHELYCQGHLIQAGVAQARARGEGELAKIARRAADHVCTTFGRGGIEGVCGHPEIETALVELARATGEQRYLDQAALFLDRRGHRTLADIEFGRAYYQDDMPVREATVLRGHAVRALYLAAGAVDVGVETGDDALLAAVVRQWEATVARRTYLTGGMGSHHRDEAFGDDFVLPPDRAYSETCAGVASVMLSWRLLLVTGEPRFADLAERTLFNVVATSPSADGRAFFYANTLHRRLRGAVPAAQVPSRRAESSLRAPWFAVSCCPTNVARTLAQLPAYLATADDHGVQVHQYADAEIATSLAGGHGVALRIRTDYPSGGTVTVRIGRSPDRPWTLSLRVPDWTAGDTAWLVDPDGRRRAVAPGTAGTTRVFRPGDEVRLELPVRPRWIRADPRVDAVRGTVAVQRGPLVYCAESVDLPDGREVDAVRVDPSAEPENGPDGAGATVVVPGELAVPGEPQDAAWPYRPLDRAPAPAIEPGAIVLGPYHSWANRGPTTMRVWLPTTEPRPKPTGPQPKATPQPTVTEQQTKATGTHPKGTGR, from the coding sequence GTGAGGGAGAACACGACGCGGTCCTCCGTACTGCCGGTGGCCCCGACCCGAGGCCGGCTGCGACCGCTCGGCCTCGACGAGGTCAGGATCACCGGGGGCTTCTGGGCCGAGCGCCGGCACACCAACGCGACCGCGACGATCGGCCACTGCCGCGACTGGATGGAACGCGTCGGCTGGACCGGCAACTTCCGGGCCGCCGCCGAGGGCCGGATCCACCGGGACCGGCGCGGACGGGAGTTCGCCGACTCCGAGCTCTACAAACTCCTCGAAGCGATGGCCTGGCAGTCCGGCACCGGCACCGCCCTCGACTCCGACATCGCCGCACTCACCGAGGTCATCGCACCCGCCCAGGAGGCGGACGGCTACCTGAACACCGCCTACGGACGCCCCGGCCAGCGGGCCCGGTACAGCGACCTCGAATGGGGCCACGAACTGTACTGCCAAGGGCACCTGATCCAGGCGGGCGTGGCCCAGGCCCGGGCCCGGGGCGAGGGCGAGCTGGCGAAGATCGCCCGGCGGGCCGCCGACCACGTCTGCACCACCTTCGGACGGGGCGGCATCGAGGGCGTCTGCGGGCATCCGGAGATCGAGACGGCCCTGGTCGAACTGGCCCGCGCGACGGGGGAGCAGCGCTACCTCGACCAGGCAGCGCTGTTCCTCGACCGACGCGGCCACCGTACGCTCGCCGACATCGAGTTCGGCCGCGCCTACTACCAGGACGACATGCCGGTGCGCGAGGCCACGGTGCTGCGCGGGCACGCCGTCCGCGCCCTCTACCTCGCGGCCGGGGCTGTGGACGTGGGCGTGGAGACCGGCGACGACGCCCTGCTCGCCGCGGTCGTACGGCAGTGGGAGGCCACGGTCGCCCGGCGGACCTATCTCACCGGCGGCATGGGCTCCCACCACCGGGACGAGGCCTTCGGCGACGACTTCGTGCTGCCGCCCGACCGCGCCTACTCGGAGACCTGCGCCGGTGTCGCCTCCGTCATGCTCAGCTGGCGGCTGCTGCTGGTCACCGGCGAGCCACGCTTCGCCGACCTCGCCGAGCGGACCTTGTTCAACGTGGTCGCGACCTCGCCGTCGGCGGACGGCCGGGCCTTCTTCTACGCCAACACCCTGCACCGGCGCCTGCGCGGCGCCGTGCCCGCCGCGCAGGTTCCGAGCCGGCGTGCCGAGTCGAGTCTGCGCGCGCCCTGGTTCGCGGTGTCCTGCTGCCCGACCAATGTGGCCCGGACCCTGGCCCAGCTGCCCGCGTATCTGGCGACGGCCGACGACCACGGCGTGCAGGTGCACCAGTACGCCGACGCGGAGATCGCCACCTCCCTGGCGGGCGGGCACGGCGTCGCCCTCCGGATCCGTACCGACTACCCGTCCGGCGGCACCGTGACCGTGCGGATCGGCCGGTCCCCGGACCGCCCGTGGACCCTGTCGTTGCGCGTGCCCGACTGGACGGCGGGCGACACCGCGTGGCTGGTCGACCCGGACGGGCGGCGCCGCGCGGTCGCCCCCGGCACCGCCGGGACCACCCGGGTCTTCCGTCCCGGCGACGAGGTACGACTCGAACTGCCCGTACGGCCGCGGTGGATCCGCGCCGATCCGAGGGTCGACGCGGTACGCGGAACGGTGGCCGTGCAGCGCGGTCCGCTGGTGTACTGCGCCGAGTCCGTCGACCTGCCGGACGGGCGCGAGGTCGACGCCGTCCGGGTGGACCCCTCCGCCGAGCCTGAGAACGGGCCGGACGGCGCGGGTGCCACCGTCGTCGTACCCGGTGAACTGGCCGTACCCGGTGAACCGCAGGACGCCGCATGGCCGTACCGGCCGCTCGACCGAGCCCCTGCTCCCGCTATCGAGCCCGGCGCCATCGTCCTAGGCCCCTACCACTCCTGGGCCAACCGCGGGCCCACGACGATGCGCGTCTGGCTGCCGACCACAGAACCACGACCGAAGCCCACCGGACCACAGCCGAAGGCCACACCACAGCCGACGGTCACCGAACAACAGACGAAGGCCACCGGAACGCACCCGAAGGGCACCGGGAGGTAG
- a CDS encoding carbohydrate ABC transporter permease codes for MLTRALGRTPHYVVAGGLAVIFLFPLLWNAWSSVSGQPGTAQESGYGLGNYRTLLDYDAGLWRYLLNSTVVSTLTVALTLGVSLLGGYAFARFDFPGKNLLFLLTLAILMVPYATLLIPLYVLLGRLHLQNSLIGLSLVLAMFQLPFATFMMRISFEAVPRELEESALVDGCGTAGALRRILLPAVRPGLITVGLFAFLAAWNDFIAPLILISDSEKAPLPLAVANLRQQSMGAVDYGATEAGVVVLAVPCLLLFLLLQRHYIRGFMSGAIKG; via the coding sequence GTGCTCACCCGCGCCCTCGGCCGGACGCCCCACTACGTCGTCGCCGGAGGTCTGGCCGTCATCTTCCTGTTCCCGCTGCTGTGGAACGCCTGGTCCTCGGTCAGCGGACAGCCCGGCACCGCGCAGGAATCCGGCTACGGCCTCGGCAACTACCGGACGCTGCTCGACTACGACGCCGGACTGTGGCGGTACCTCCTCAACAGCACCGTCGTCTCGACGCTGACCGTAGCCCTCACCCTCGGGGTGTCGCTGCTGGGCGGCTACGCCTTCGCCCGCTTCGACTTCCCGGGCAAGAACCTGCTGTTCCTGCTCACCCTGGCCATCCTCATGGTCCCGTACGCCACGCTCCTCATCCCGCTCTACGTGCTGCTCGGCCGGCTCCATCTGCAGAACTCGCTGATCGGGCTGAGCCTGGTGCTGGCCATGTTCCAACTGCCGTTCGCCACCTTCATGATGCGGATCTCCTTCGAGGCGGTCCCGCGCGAACTGGAGGAGTCGGCGCTCGTCGACGGCTGCGGCACGGCCGGGGCGCTGCGCCGGATCCTCCTGCCTGCGGTGCGGCCGGGACTGATCACCGTCGGGCTGTTCGCCTTCCTCGCGGCCTGGAACGACTTCATCGCCCCGCTGATCCTCATCTCCGACAGCGAGAAGGCACCCCTGCCGCTGGCCGTCGCCAATCTGCGGCAGCAGAGCATGGGCGCCGTCGACTACGGCGCCACCGAGGCGGGCGTGGTGGTCCTGGCCGTGCCCTGCCTGCTGCTCTTCCTGCTGCTGCAACGGCACTACATACGGGGCTTCATGTCCGGTGCGATCAAGGGCTGA
- a CDS encoding Ig-like domain-containing protein yields MHRQRRRHRRGALAGALVLGLLAPLAATAPAAADNSAIGYPVYSGSAEPVPELPAGFTTHGTLRAQYEADRKAGNGTDFWMDRMLARKGEDPAGDWLFTRGRAVFMKEHDPARLGFGGKVAYWESIDNRSAYTVDLAVDGENLTLREDTGARTQTPSHWRSEFTHEATGLKVTQTKFITDANVAVTDLTVANTGSTSREVTLRASSPYTTTAERRELTGTVAAKNNLTTVFPRLSGDGMAPDGETLARTLTVPAGRALTTKVQLGFLTEEIARSRSEYEAVRTAAPTAAFRAHVQTYNRWWAENLPYLDVPDDNIEKTLYYRWWLLRYNFLDADIPGNDYQFPTSMEGVLGYNNAIALTTGMFVDDLKYLRDPSYSYGPWVSAGEVSKNGKYTDNPGDPENWSNSYTQYISEAAWRSYQVHGGPDGIVRNLARYAERDVRGQLENYDHDGNGLIEYDWGAMTGNDADAVSFDWKPGKLDRAESAYVYSNATAAARAYELLGETDKAQDMRGVAQRVKDAVLTYLWDPKDKLVKHRHVATDTLVPWKEINNYYPYSVGLMPTPDEDPQYLEALRLWADDKQYPVFPFFTANQADKAEAAEQGHPGSNNFSVINSTVTFRFLSSVLRKYPNKYIDRTWYKKLLSWNAWAQYVDGDNRWPDQNEFWADGSADPQKIGYRSWIHHTILGTTNWTVIEDAMGFRPRDDRKVELSPIDVDWPHFAVTDINYRGTDVAVLWDEPGDGKRPYGKRVPEGYSLYLDGKLALTADRLTHLVYDPVSRKVTFPDGGGAKARTTGLRTAVAEPQDVEYGQKDRVADLFAKAGRDLTGVAKENLAAGATVRASHEAEGHPVAGAVDGFTINEPFWGARGSGNAEDWYEIDFGRPRTVDDVRLHFYSDKRPNGYAEPALYAVQYQDGGGQWRDVAGAARSPVHPRANLNQVRFRKVTTQKLRVLMRHRDGHTSGLKEIQAFATGARAPAAGNHAPYAEAWRDTTYSRPGQVRLTGIVKDDGLPERKLSASWTAADGPEGGTVLFGTPGSPTTVARFTKAGTYTLRLTASDGTSESSKKVVVKAEGLADGQVNVATSATPTASYTSGWESVAALNDGREPASSSDAPRWGSWPQKGTQWVQYTWDDPVRVDGSDLYFFRDAQPGADDGVGVPASWVIEYRDGDTWREVASPSGYGTAEDRYNRTTFTPVTTTALRARLTGHPDLALGVQEWKVYAQTPDSVREVHVPTPRGRIPELPGQVTLVYPDGSTARSPVAWPALTAEQVAEGGTSVRITGLADRTAQPVTATVWVRQTDAVEITSLAEERLTTRTGRAPTLPPTVVATYNDGSKDSRIPVTWDPVDPDRYAAPGTFEVKGTVSGTTYRATATVTVTAPS; encoded by the coding sequence GTGCACCGACAACGAAGACGGCACCGCCGCGGAGCCCTGGCCGGAGCCCTGGTCCTCGGGCTGCTGGCCCCGCTCGCCGCCACCGCACCCGCCGCAGCGGACAACTCGGCCATCGGCTACCCGGTCTACTCCGGATCCGCAGAACCCGTGCCGGAGCTACCGGCCGGCTTCACCACGCACGGCACGCTGCGCGCCCAGTACGAGGCCGACCGGAAGGCCGGGAACGGCACCGACTTCTGGATGGACCGCATGCTGGCCCGCAAGGGCGAGGACCCGGCGGGCGACTGGCTGTTCACGCGGGGACGCGCGGTGTTCATGAAGGAACACGATCCCGCCCGGCTCGGGTTCGGCGGCAAGGTCGCCTACTGGGAGAGCATCGACAACCGGTCCGCGTACACCGTCGACCTCGCCGTGGACGGGGAGAACCTCACCCTGCGGGAGGACACCGGGGCCAGGACACAGACCCCGAGCCACTGGCGCAGCGAGTTCACCCACGAGGCCACCGGTCTGAAGGTGACGCAGACCAAGTTCATCACCGACGCGAACGTGGCGGTGACCGACCTGACCGTAGCCAACACCGGTTCGACGAGTCGCGAGGTGACCCTGCGCGCCTCCTCCCCGTACACCACGACCGCCGAGAGGCGCGAACTGACCGGCACGGTCGCCGCGAAGAACAACCTCACCACGGTCTTCCCCCGGCTCAGCGGCGACGGCATGGCACCCGACGGCGAGACCCTGGCCCGGACCCTCACCGTGCCCGCGGGACGCGCACTCACCACCAAGGTCCAACTCGGCTTCCTCACCGAGGAGATCGCCCGCTCCCGGTCCGAGTACGAGGCGGTACGCACAGCGGCCCCGACCGCCGCTTTCCGCGCTCATGTGCAGACATACAACCGGTGGTGGGCCGAGAACCTGCCCTACCTCGACGTCCCGGACGACAACATCGAGAAGACGCTCTACTACCGCTGGTGGCTGCTGCGTTACAACTTCCTCGACGCCGACATCCCGGGCAACGACTACCAGTTCCCCACCTCCATGGAGGGCGTGCTGGGCTACAACAACGCCATCGCCCTGACCACCGGCATGTTCGTCGACGACCTCAAGTACCTGCGCGATCCGAGCTACTCCTACGGTCCCTGGGTGTCGGCCGGAGAGGTGTCGAAGAACGGCAAGTACACGGACAACCCGGGGGACCCGGAGAACTGGTCCAACAGCTACACCCAGTACATCTCCGAGGCCGCCTGGCGCTCCTACCAGGTGCACGGCGGGCCCGACGGCATCGTGCGCAACCTCGCGCGCTACGCGGAGCGGGACGTGCGCGGCCAGTTGGAGAACTACGACCACGACGGCAACGGGCTGATCGAGTACGACTGGGGCGCGATGACCGGCAACGACGCCGACGCGGTGTCCTTCGACTGGAAGCCGGGCAAACTGGACCGGGCCGAGTCGGCCTACGTGTACAGCAACGCCACCGCGGCGGCCCGCGCCTACGAACTCCTCGGTGAGACCGACAAGGCCCAGGACATGCGAGGCGTCGCGCAACGGGTCAAGGACGCCGTCCTCACGTACCTGTGGGACCCGAAGGACAAACTGGTCAAGCACCGGCACGTGGCCACCGACACCCTGGTGCCCTGGAAGGAGATCAACAACTACTACCCGTACAGCGTGGGCCTGATGCCCACGCCGGACGAGGACCCGCAGTACCTCGAGGCGCTGCGCCTGTGGGCGGACGACAAGCAGTACCCGGTCTTCCCGTTCTTCACCGCCAACCAGGCCGACAAGGCGGAGGCGGCGGAGCAGGGGCACCCGGGCAGCAACAACTTCTCGGTCATCAACTCCACCGTCACCTTCCGCTTCCTCTCCTCCGTACTGCGGAAGTACCCGAACAAGTACATCGACCGCACCTGGTACAAGAAGCTGCTGTCCTGGAACGCCTGGGCCCAGTACGTCGACGGCGACAACCGGTGGCCCGACCAGAACGAGTTCTGGGCGGACGGCAGCGCCGACCCGCAGAAGATCGGCTACCGGTCCTGGATCCACCACACCATCCTCGGCACCACCAACTGGACCGTGATCGAGGACGCGATGGGCTTCCGGCCCCGCGACGACCGGAAGGTCGAGCTGTCGCCGATCGACGTCGACTGGCCCCACTTCGCCGTCACCGACATCAACTACCGCGGCACCGACGTGGCCGTGCTGTGGGACGAGCCGGGCGACGGCAAACGGCCGTACGGCAAGCGGGTCCCCGAGGGGTACTCCCTCTACCTCGACGGGAAGCTCGCCCTCACCGCCGACCGCCTCACTCACCTCGTCTACGACCCCGTCTCCCGCAAGGTCACCTTCCCCGACGGGGGAGGGGCCAAGGCCCGAACCACTGGTCTGCGTACGGCTGTCGCCGAACCGCAGGACGTCGAGTACGGCCAGAAGGACCGTGTCGCCGACCTCTTCGCCAAGGCGGGCCGGGACCTGACCGGTGTGGCGAAGGAGAACCTCGCCGCCGGTGCGACCGTCCGGGCCTCCCACGAGGCGGAGGGGCACCCGGTGGCCGGCGCCGTCGACGGCTTCACCATCAACGAGCCCTTCTGGGGCGCCCGCGGCTCGGGCAACGCCGAGGACTGGTACGAGATCGACTTCGGTCGCCCGCGCACGGTGGACGACGTCAGGCTCCACTTCTACAGCGACAAACGGCCGAACGGTTACGCCGAGCCCGCGCTCTACGCCGTGCAGTACCAGGACGGCGGCGGGCAGTGGCGGGACGTGGCCGGAGCGGCCAGGTCGCCGGTCCATCCGCGAGCCAACCTCAACCAGGTGCGTTTCCGGAAGGTGACCACCCAGAAACTGCGGGTGCTGATGCGCCACCGGGACGGCCACACCAGCGGCCTGAAGGAGATCCAGGCCTTCGCCACCGGCGCCCGGGCCCCGGCGGCAGGCAACCACGCGCCGTATGCCGAGGCGTGGCGCGACACCACGTACAGCCGCCCCGGACAGGTCCGACTCACGGGGATCGTCAAGGACGACGGACTGCCGGAGCGGAAGCTCTCCGCGTCGTGGACGGCGGCCGACGGCCCGGAGGGCGGCACCGTCCTCTTCGGCACCCCGGGCTCCCCGACGACCGTCGCCCGGTTCACCAAGGCGGGCACCTACACGCTCCGACTCACCGCGAGCGACGGGACGTCGGAGTCGTCGAAGAAGGTCGTCGTCAAGGCGGAGGGACTCGCGGACGGGCAGGTGAACGTGGCGACGTCCGCGACGCCCACCGCGTCCTACACCTCGGGCTGGGAGTCGGTGGCCGCGCTCAACGACGGCCGGGAACCCGCCTCTTCCTCCGACGCGCCGCGCTGGGGCAGCTGGCCCCAGAAGGGCACCCAATGGGTGCAGTACACCTGGGACGACCCCGTCCGCGTGGACGGCTCCGACCTGTACTTCTTCCGCGACGCCCAGCCCGGCGCGGACGACGGCGTCGGCGTCCCGGCCTCCTGGGTCATCGAGTACCGCGACGGCGACACCTGGCGCGAGGTCGCCTCACCCAGCGGCTACGGCACAGCCGAGGACCGCTACAACCGGACCACCTTCACCCCCGTCACCACCACGGCCCTGCGGGCCAGGCTGACCGGGCACCCCGACCTCGCCCTCGGCGTGCAGGAGTGGAAGGTGTACGCGCAGACACCGGACTCGGTGCGCGAGGTCCACGTCCCCACCCCGCGCGGCAGGATCCCGGAACTGCCGGGCCAGGTGACGCTGGTCTACCCCGACGGCTCGACAGCACGCTCACCCGTCGCCTGGCCCGCCCTCACCGCGGAGCAGGTCGCCGAGGGCGGCACCAGTGTACGGATCACCGGGCTCGCCGACCGGACCGCGCAGCCCGTCACCGCGACCGTGTGGGTGCGCCAGACCGACGCCGTCGAGATCACCAGC